A portion of the Caenorhabditis elegans chromosome III genome contains these proteins:
- the tbx-2 gene encoding T-box protein 2 (Confirmed by transcript evidence), whose translation MAFNPFALGRPDLLLPFMGAGVGGPGAGGPPPNLFFSMLQAGFPPGPVGSPPEDDGVTDDPKVELDERELWQQFSQCGTEMVITKSGRRIFPAYRVKISGLDKKSQYFVMMDLVPADEHRYKFNNSRWMIAGKADPEMPKTLYIHPDSPSTGEHWMSKGANFHKLKLTNNISDKHGYTILNSMHKYQPRLHVVRCADRHNLMYSTFRTFVFRETEFIAVTAYQNEKVTELKIENNPFAKGFRDAGAGKREKKRQLHRMNGDATQSPPGKTASLPTHSPHPSESNSEDDEPTLKKCKPEPSQTPTTSSLSTSTTPTLSAHHPLRSPQFCIPPPIDMMYQNMPMDLLAHWQMATLFPQFSMALNSPAAAASLLSKHLAKASSECKVEATSEDSEEAEKPEVKKEQKSVTPPKKGGFDVLDLLSKP comes from the exons ATGGCATTCAATCCATTTGCACTTGGACGTCCTGATCTTTTGTTACCATTTATGGGAGCAGGAGTTGGTGGTCCTGGAGCCGGTGGTCCACcaccaaatttgtttttttcaatgctTCAAGCTGGGTTTCCACCAGGACCTGTTGGATCACCACCTGAAGATGATGGGGTAACTGATGATCCGAAAGTTGAGCTTGATGAACGAGAATTATGGCAACAGTTTTCACAATGTGGAACTGAAATGGTCATTACTAAAAGTGGAag acggATATTCCCAGCATATCGAGTGAAAATCAGTGGTCTCGACAAGAAAAGTCAATATTTCGTGATGATGGATCTTGTTCCGGCTGATGAACACCGTTACAAGTTCAATAATAGTCGATGGATGATTGCTGGAAAAGCCGATCCCgaaatgccaaaaactttGTATATTCATCCGGATTCTCCGTCAACTG gcgAGCATTGGATGTCAAAAGGCGCCAACTTTCACAAACTCAAACTCACAAATAATATATCGGATAAGCATGGATAT acaattctcAACTCTATGCACAAGTATCAGCCACGTCTTCACGTAGTTCGGTGCGCGGATCGACACAATTTGATGTACAGTACCTTCCGAACTTTTGTGTTCCGTGAGACCGAATTCATCGCTGTTACGGCTTATCAAAACGAGAAG GTGACggagctgaaaatcgaaaacaatCCGTTTGCCAAAGGATTTCGGGATGCTGGAGCCGGGAAGCGTGAGAAAAAGCGACAACTTCACAGAATGAATGGAGATGCAACTCAAAGTCCACCCGGAAAAACCGCTTCACTACCCACACATTCACCACATCCATCAGAATCCAATTCAGAAGATGATGAGCCAACATTGAAGAAATGTAAACCCGAACCATCACAAACTCCAACAACATCAAGCCTTTCCACATCAACAACTCCAACATTATCAGCTCATCATCCGTTACGATCTCCCCAATTCTGCATTCCACCGCCAATTGATATGATGTATCAGAATATGCCAATGGATTTACTTGCACATTGGCAAATGGCAACACTCTTCCCACAATTCTCAATGGCTCTTAATTCACCTGCAGCTGCTGCTTCATTACTCTCCAAACATTTGGCAAAAGCTTCATCGGAATGTAAAGTCGAAGCAACTTCTGAAGATTctgaagaagctgaaaagcCTGAAGTGAAGAAAGAGCAAAAGTCAGTGACACCACCCAAAAAGGGAGGTTTTGATGTTCTCGATTTGTTGTCAAAGCCTTAA
- the Y54H5A.2 gene encoding Protein HGH1 homolog (Partially confirmed by transcript evidence), with translation MTDLEVSVDDLVKLLSPTMSLIVRRKTMEVVTQLGTPLDGSAGKYFQAQDFALGKAICQLCEATSSDRTETLAALTNFTSGSIEAADFVLDKSKCVEIAYTAVVTNALYSSVASRLLVNVSRHFPDRVDHKLKARNANYIGQLLNEIKKSVETGDEDRAKFVGFTVVNLSVLPPIRQNIVQGGENESSPPSTTMKLLPIVCELLTTAETTEIRECAADVLRNLAFDDSLHGSLLDTSDEYLCSILAPLMDVNDNLDEEEIAKLPVRLQYYEKERDSSDIVRQKLIEALFQLCATKHGREVLRAKGVYPAMRELDKGTETAEDKHKKTLLSSQQEHTLHALIGILIRYESEMDVDPELSSIRELGTSEVTEITKTS, from the exons ATGACTGACCTGGAAGTAAGCGTCGATGATTTGGTGAAGCTCCTCTCACCGACTATGTC ATTAATTGTTCGTCGTAAAACAATGGAAGTTGTCACTCAACTGGGTACACCGCTCGATGGATCTGCTGGAAAATACTTCCAAGCTCAAGATTTTGCTCTGGGAAAAGCGATTTGTCAGTTATGTGAAGCAACTTCTTCGGATCGAACTGAAACTCTGGCAGCTCTCACAAACTTCACTTCTGGTTCCATTGAAGCCGCTGATTTTGTATTGGATAAATCAAAATGTGTGGAAATTGCTTATACTGCAGTTGTTACTAAT GCCTTGTATTCGTCAGTTGCCTCTCGTCTGCTTGTCAATGTTTCCCGCCATTTCCCAGATCGTGTTGATCATAAGTTGAAAGCACGAAATGCGAATTATATTGGACAACTGCTCA atgagaTCAAGAAGTCTGTAGAGACTGGCGATGAGGATCGTGCGAAATTCGTCGGATTCACCGTTGTCAATCTGTCAGTATTGCCTCCAATCCGGCAAAATATTGTTCAAGGAG gTGAGAATGAATCGTCGCCTCCGTCGACGACAATGAAATTGCTACCAATTGTTTGCGAGTTGCTGACAACCGCCGAAACGACTGAAATTCGAGAGTGTGCAGCCGACGTGCTCAGGAATTTGGCGTTTGATGATA gTCTTCATGGATCATTACTGGACACATCTGACGAATATCTGTGCTCAATCTTGGCTCCGTTGATGGATGTGAATGATAATTTGGATGAGGAGGAAATTGCAAAGTTGCCTGTTCGTTTACAATATTATGAGAAGGAACGAGATAGCAGTGATATTGTGCGCCAAAAGCTGATTGAAGCTCTATTCCAG CTATGTGCCACAAAACATGGACGTGAAGTGCTTCGAGCCAAAGGAGTCTATCCTGCAATGAGAGAACTTGACAAAGGAACTGAAACTGCTGAGGATAAGCACAAAAAGACACTGTTAAGCTCACAACAAGAGCACACTCTTCATGCATTAATTGGAATTCTTATTCGTTATGAATCTGAAATGGATGTCGATCCGGAACTCAGCTCAATTCGCGAACTTGGAACATCTGAAGTCACCGAGATAACTAAAACGTCTTGA